One window of the Mixophyes fleayi isolate aMixFle1 chromosome 6, aMixFle1.hap1, whole genome shotgun sequence genome contains the following:
- the TCIRG1 gene encoding V-type proton ATPase 116 kDa subunit a 3: MGSIFRGEEMCLAQLFLQSGSEYQCVSELGELGLVEFRDLNENVNAFQRRYVSEIRRCDDMEINFGYLEQELRKAGMTVPVSLLSPPAPSPRDALRIQEESEQLARELREVSGNRQTLRERLRELREYANILRESQRFTGPLPETEAWRERTETDPLIDPTVASRHDLRVSFMAGVIHPWRINAFERLLWRACRGYLIVNFVEMSEPMEDLVTGESVTQIIFLISYWGERIGEKVKKIANCFHCHIYPYAEDESTRLETLKDLLVRIQDMQKVLSQTEGFLAQVLSRAASFLHPWRVSVRKMKHIYQILNLCSVRERCLIGEVWCPVSDLPVLQGALARASVNSGGGGESFCQRIPCSVSPPTLIRTNKFTSGFQGIVDSYGVASYQEVNPALYTIITFPFLFAVMFGDIGHGLLMFLFALWLVLGEDNPKLKNAENEIFSMCFGGRYLVLLMGLLSIYTGFIYNECFSRATVIFPSGWSVAAMANDKGWTNEFLKNSIPAPLDPNITNVFTDVYPFGIDPIWSLAINRLTFLNSFKMKMSVILGVCHMSFGVLLSIFNFIHFKQKYRILVVSIPELLFLLCLFGYLVFMVFYKWFAFNVKDAQTAPSLLIHFIDMFLFTKNEANTDLYHGQQDVQKALVVVAVICIPVLLLGDPICLYIQHRRKKGNQQRNGQDLVNDDERTLVGEDVDSVDDPGHKEQEKHDSKEFDAGEVFMHQMIHTIEYCLGCISNTASYLRLWALSLAHAQLSEVLWNMVMRIGFSTSDFKWSIVLVPIFAAFAVLTVAILLVMEGLSAFLHALRLHWVEFQNKFYSGTGYKFTPFCFEPLY; this comes from the exons ATGGGCTCCATTTTTAGAGGGGAGGAGATGTGCTTGGCACAGCTATTTTTGCAGTCTGGTTCTGAGTATCAGTGTGTAAGTGAGTTAGGGGAACTCGGCTTGGTGGAATTCAGAGAT CTCAATGAGAATGTTAACGCCTTCCAGCGTCGCTATGTATCTGAGATCAGACGTTGTGACGACATGGAGATAAACTTTG ggtACCTAGAGCAGGAACTTCGCAAAGCTGGCATGACTGTACCTGTTTCATTGCTGTCTCCACCTGCTCCTTCACCCAGAGATGCACTGAGGATTCAGGAGGAATCTGAGCAGCTGGCAAGAGAGCTGCGGGAGGTGTCTGGCAACAGACAGACTCTGCGGGAGCGCCTACGTGAACTGCGGGAATACGCTAATATACTACGTGAAAGTCAGAGGTTCACAGGGCCGCTG CCGGAGACAGAGGCATGGAGGGAAAGGACAGAGACTGACCCTTTGATTGACCCTACAGTAGCCTCCAGACATGACCTCAGAGTTAG tttcatGGCTGGTGTCATACACCCCTGGCGCATTAATGCGTTTGAACGCTTATTATGGCGAGCCTGCCGCGGTTACCTTATTGTCAACTTTGTAGAGATGTCTGAGCCCATGGAGGACTTGGTGACG ggtgaGAGTGTTACACAGATTATATTCCTAATTTCATACTGGGGTGAAAGAATTGGAGAGAAGGTTAAAAAGATTGCAAACTG TTTTCACTGTCACATTTACCCATATGCGGAAGATGAATCTACCAGGCTCGAAACGCTGAAAGATCTCTTGGTGCGGATCCAAGACATGCAAAAG GTGCTGTCACAAACTGAGGGATTCTTGGCTCAAGTGCTTAGTCGAGCTGCTTCATTTTTGCACCCTTGGAGAGTCTCTGTGAGGAAAATGAAGCACATATATCAAATTCTGAACTTGTGCAGTGTACGAGAACGATGCCTGATTGGTGAGGTGTGGTGTCCAGTGTCTGATTTGCCCGTACTCCAGGGGGCGCTAGCCCGAGCTTCG GTGAACAGTGGAGGTGGTGGAGAATCGTTCTGTCAACGGATTCCTTGCTCAGTCAGTCCCCCCACCTTAATACGGACCAACAAATTCACCTCTGGATTTCAAGGAATTGTGGATTCCTATGGAGTAGCCAGTTACCAGGAGGTAAATccag CTCTCTACACAATCATAACATTCCCATTTCTTTTTGCTGTGATGTTTGGGGACATAGGCCATGGGCTCCTCATGTTCCTGTTTGCCCTTTGGCTGGTTCTTGGGGAGGACAACCCAAAacttaaaaatgcagaaaatgag ATTTTCTCCATGTGTTTTGGAGGCCGTTATCTAGTCCTTTTGATGGGCCTGTTGTCTATATACACTGGCTTTATATATAATGAGTGTTTCAGCCGAGCAACAGTGATTTTTCCCTCGGGTTGGAGTGTTGCTGCAATGGCGAATGATAAGGGCTGGAC GAATGAATTCTTGAAGAACTCTATTCCTGCACCGCTGGACCCCAACATAACCAATGTCTTTACTGATGTTTATCCTTTCGGCATTGATCCG ATCTGGAGCCTTGCCATAAACCGACTCACATTCCTAAATTCCTTTAAGATGAAAATGTCTGTCATTTTGGGGGTGTGCCACATGTCCTTTGGAGTTTTACTTAGTATCTTTAACTTTAT TCATTTTAAACAGAAATACCGCATTCTTGTGGTGTCCATCCCAGAGCTCCTCTTCCTCCTTTGCCTCTTTGGTTATCTAGTATTCATGGTTTTCTACAAATGGTTTGCATTCAATGTAAAGGACGCTCAGACGGCTCCAAGTCTTCTCATTCATTTTATCGACATGTTTCTGTTCACCAAGAATGAAGCCAACACAGACCTCTATCATGGACAA CAAGATGTCCAAAAGGCTCTGGTGGTTGTAGCTGTGATTTGTATCCCAGttctgctgctgggggacccAATCTGTCTCTACATTCAGCATCGCAGGAAGAAAGGAAACCAGCAGCGTAATGGGCAG GATTTAGTAAATGATGACGAAAGGACACTGGTGGGAGAGGATGTTGATTCTGTAGACGATCCAGGACATAAGGAACAAGAGAAACATGACAGCAAGGAG TTTGACGCAGGCGAGGTTTTCATGCACCAGATGATTCATACCATAGAGTACTGCCTGGGCTGCATCTCTAATACAGCGTCCTATCTACGACTGTGGGCGTTAAGTCTGGCTCATGCac AACTGTCAGAAGTGCTGTGGAATATGGTGATGCGCATTGGATTTTCCACCTCGGACTTCAAATGGAGTATCGTTCTTGTGCCCATCTTTGCTGCCTTTGCTGTACTAACGGTGGCTATCCTGCTTGTCATGGAAGGGCTCTCTGCATTTCTACATGCCCTTCGTCTGCACTG GGTGGAGTTTCAGAATAAATTCTATTCTGGCACTGGATACAAAtttacaccattttgttttgagcctctttattga